A genome region from Glycine max cultivar Williams 82 chromosome 5, Glycine_max_v4.0, whole genome shotgun sequence includes the following:
- the LOC100816132 gene encoding ubiquitin-like modifier-activating enzyme 5 has translation MEVELKELHADLQSLSQSLPDPSHHDLLRKIQLRVGDLAKLAEAAPVRRSKVEDMSAEVVDSNPYSRLMALQRMGIVDNYERIRDFSVAIVGVGGVGSVAAEMLTRCGIGRLLLYDYDKVELANMNRLFFRPDQVGMTKTDAAVQTLSDINPDVALESYTLNITTVTGFETFMSSLKNKSFRPNKQGSGVDLVLSCVDNYEARMAVNQACNELSQTWMESGVSEDAVSGHIQLLIPGETACFACAPPLVVASGVDERTLKREGVCAASLPTTMGVVAGLLVQNTLKLLLGFGQVSPYLGYNSLKDFFPTMQMKPNPQCSNVACLERQEEYLFAKPARDAAAKAKMEAEAPSTEEVPLHEDNEWNISVVDDVELVGPDTRSSDVLPEGLTHELPTADEFHKATLDAPVVDNDDLEDLRRQLEAINSP, from the exons ATGGAGGTCGAACTCAAAGAGCTGCACGCCGATCTTCAATCTCTGAGCCAATCGCTTCCCGATCCATCTCACCATGATTTGCTCCGCAAG atTCAATTGCGTGTTGGGGACCTTGCGAAGCTTGCAGAGGCAGCACCTGTTCGACGCTCTAAAGTTGAG GATATGAGTGCTGAGGTTGTAGATAGCAATCCTTATAGTCGGCTTATGGCACTTCAGAGAATGGGTATTGTGGACAACTATGAAAGAATACGCGATTTCTCCGTTGCCATAGTT GGAGTAGGTGGTGTAGGAAGTGTTGCAGCTGAGATGCTAACTAGATGTGGTATAGGTAGacttttgttgtatgattatgaCAAAGTGGAGCTAGCAAACATGAATAGGTTGTTCTTTCGTCCAGATCAG GTTGGTATGACAAAGACGGATGCAGCTGTACAGACTCTTTCAGACATAAACCCTGATGTTGCACTTGAG AGCTATACACTGAATATCACCACCGTCACTGGTTTTGAAACCTTTATGTCAAGTTTGAAAAATAAGTCATTTCGCCCAAATAAACAAGGGAGTGGTGTGGATCTGGTATTAAGTTGCGTGGATAATTATGAAGCAAGAATGGCTGTTAACCag GCTTGTAATGAATTGAGCCAAACCTGGATGGAGTCAGGTGTTTCTGAGGATGCTGTTTCTGGCCATATTCAATTACTTATTCCTGGTGAAACTGCCTGTTTTGCGTGTGCACCTCCTCTG gttGTTGCATCTGGGGTAGATGAACGCACGCTCAAGCGTGAAGGGGTTTGTGCTGCATCTTTACCCACCACTATG GGGGTTGTTGCTGGTCTTCTAGTCCAAAACACACTAAAATTATTGCTAGGCTTTGGACAAGTTTCTCCGTATTTG GGATATAATTCTCTTAAGGATTTTTTCCCAACTATGCAAATGAAGCCAAACCCTCAATGTTCAAATGTAGCTTGTTTGGAAAGACAG GAAGAGTACCTGTTTGCAAAACCAGCAAGGGATGCTGCAGCCAAAGCAAAAATGGAAGCTGAAGCACCATCAACTGAGGAAGTGCCACTTCACGAAGATAATGAATGGAATATAAG tgttgttgatgatgttgagCTGGTTGGTCCGGATACCAGAAGTTCAG ATGTTCTGCCGGAAGGTCTCACACATGAACTTCCTACTGCTGACGAGTTTCATAAGGCAACTCTTGACGCTCCCGTAGTTGACAATGACGACCTGGAAGATCTTCGTAGGCAACTTGAAGCCATTAATTCTCCATAG